A DNA window from Pseudomonas wuhanensis contains the following coding sequences:
- a CDS encoding acyl-CoA dehydrogenase family protein produces MPAFQEYFDPSHQLVRDSVRRFVEREILPGIDQWEEAESFPRELYLKAGAAGILGIGYPEALGGSHEGDVFAKIAASEELMRCGSGGLVAGLGSLDIGLPPILKWARPEVRDRVVPQVLAGEKISALAVTEPSGGSDVANLQTRAVRDGDSYRVSGSKTFITSGVRADFYTVAVRTGEPGFGGISLLLIEKGTPGFTVGRQLKKMGWWASDTAELFFDDCRVPVNHLIGAENMGFACIMGNFQSERLALALMANMTAQLALEESLNWARQREAFGKPIGKFQVLKHRLAEMATALEVSREFTYRQAAKMAAGQSVIKEISMAKNFATDTADRITSDAVQILGGLGYMRESLVERLYRDNRILSIGGGTREVMNEIISKQMGL; encoded by the coding sequence ATGCCTGCCTTTCAGGAATACTTCGACCCCAGCCACCAATTGGTCCGCGATAGTGTCAGACGTTTCGTCGAGCGCGAGATTCTTCCGGGCATCGATCAGTGGGAAGAAGCCGAAAGCTTCCCCCGTGAGCTCTACCTCAAGGCCGGCGCGGCGGGGATTCTGGGCATTGGTTATCCCGAAGCCTTGGGCGGCAGTCACGAAGGCGATGTGTTCGCCAAGATCGCCGCCAGTGAAGAGCTGATGCGCTGTGGTTCCGGTGGTCTGGTCGCGGGGCTGGGCTCGCTGGACATTGGTTTGCCGCCGATCCTCAAATGGGCCAGGCCCGAAGTCCGCGATCGCGTTGTGCCTCAGGTGCTGGCAGGCGAGAAGATCAGTGCCCTGGCCGTCACCGAGCCCAGCGGCGGCTCCGACGTCGCCAACCTGCAAACCCGCGCCGTACGTGACGGCGACTCTTACCGGGTCAGCGGCAGCAAAACCTTCATCACCAGCGGCGTTCGTGCGGATTTCTACACCGTCGCGGTGCGCACCGGCGAGCCGGGTTTTGGCGGCATCAGTTTGTTGCTGATCGAGAAGGGCACGCCCGGGTTCACCGTCGGTCGTCAGTTGAAGAAAATGGGCTGGTGGGCGTCGGACACCGCCGAGCTGTTTTTCGATGATTGCCGGGTGCCGGTGAACCATTTGATCGGGGCCGAGAACATGGGCTTCGCCTGCATCATGGGCAACTTCCAGAGCGAGCGTCTGGCCTTGGCGCTGATGGCCAACATGACCGCGCAGTTGGCGCTGGAGGAGAGCCTGAATTGGGCTCGTCAGCGTGAAGCCTTTGGCAAACCCATCGGCAAATTCCAGGTGCTCAAGCACCGTCTCGCGGAAATGGCCACGGCGCTGGAGGTGTCACGGGAGTTCACCTACCGCCAGGCGGCGAAAATGGCCGCGGGGCAGAGTGTGATCAAGGAGATTTCCATGGCCAAGAATTTTGCTACCGACACGGCGGACCGCATTACCAGCGATGCGGTGCAGATTCTGGGTGGTTTGGGTTACATGCGCGAGAGTCTGGTGGAACGGCTGTATCGGGATAACCGGATTCTGTCGATCGGTGGGGGGACGCGGGAAGTGATGAACGAGATCATCAGTAAGCAAATGGGGCTTTGA
- the recR gene encoding recombination mediator RecR gives MSFSPLIRQLIDALRILPGVGQKTAQRMALQLLERDRSGGSRLAQALSQAMEGVGHCRLCRTLTEDDLCPQCADPRRDDTLLCVVEGPMDVYAVEQTGFRGRYFVLKGHLSPLDGLGPDAIGIPQLMARIEEAGTFTEVILATNPTVEGEATAHYIAQLLSNKGLIASRIAHGVPLGGELELVDGGTLAHSFAGRKPIAL, from the coding sequence ATGAGCTTCAGCCCTTTGATTCGCCAACTGATCGATGCCCTGCGAATTTTACCGGGTGTGGGTCAGAAAACTGCCCAGCGCATGGCGTTGCAACTGCTTGAGCGTGATCGCAGCGGCGGTTCGCGATTGGCCCAGGCGCTGAGCCAGGCCATGGAAGGGGTGGGCCACTGCCGCTTGTGCCGCACGCTGACCGAAGACGATCTGTGCCCGCAATGCGCTGACCCGCGCCGAGACGACACTTTGCTGTGTGTGGTGGAAGGTCCGATGGATGTTTACGCGGTGGAGCAGACCGGTTTCCGCGGTCGCTACTTCGTGCTCAAAGGCCATCTGTCGCCCCTCGACGGGTTGGGGCCGGACGCCATCGGTATTCCCCAATTGATGGCGCGGATCGAAGAGGCGGGCACGTTCACCGAAGTCATCCTCGCCACTAACCCGACGGTGGAAGGCGAGGCCACGGCGCATTACATCGCCCAGTTGCTCAGCAACAAAGGCTTGATCGCATCACGCATCGCTCATGGCGTGCCGTTGGGCGGTGAGCTGGAACTGGTGGACGGCGGGACATTGGCGCATTCGTTTGCCGGGCGTAAGCCGATTGCCTTGTAG
- the dnaX gene encoding DNA polymerase III subunit gamma/tau — translation MSYQVLARKWRPRSFGEMVGQTHVLKALINALDSQRLHHAYLFTGTRGVGKTTIARIIAKCLNCETGITSTPCGECSVCREIDEGRFVDLIEIDAASRTKVEDTRELLDNVQYAPSRGRFKVYLIDEVHMLSSHSFNALLKTLEEPPPYVKFILATTDPQKLPATILSRCLQFSLKNMTPERVVEHLTHVLSVENVPFEDDALWLLGRAADGSMRDAMSLTDQAIAFGEGKVLAADVRAMLGTLDHGQVYDVLHALIEGDAKALLEAVRHLAEQGPDWNGVLSEILNVLHRVAIAQALPEGVDNGHGDRDRVLALAQALPAEDVQFYYQMGLIGRRDLPLAPDPRGGFEMVLLRMLAFRPADTEDAPRQPLKTVGISQATVDSANSVAAARVVAPVVATAVTPAPVAPVVAPAPVPVAAPEPVATVPVPVVAPEPEPVVEPVAVEEVVDLPWNDPIEPEVVQQPAIEPVLETAGEQPELPPMPMPTPDSVVPNAPEWAAAPIPEPSVAQVDAATPGMDQDDEPPLDEDYIEPDMDSAYSYLDELASEHTAEPAPEPEPEPAAMPATGLALQWLELFPKLPVSGMTGSIAANCTLIAVDGDNWLLHLDPAHSALFNATQQRRLNDALNQFHGRTLTLSMELIKPEQETPAQAASRRRANRQREAEESIHGDPFIQQMMQQFGAVVRHDTIEPVEALVSQD, via the coding sequence ATGAGTTATCAGGTTCTTGCACGTAAATGGCGTCCGCGCTCGTTCGGCGAAATGGTCGGCCAGACCCATGTGCTCAAGGCTCTGATCAATGCCTTGGACAGCCAGCGGCTGCACCACGCGTACCTTTTTACCGGTACCCGCGGGGTCGGCAAGACCACCATCGCGCGGATCATCGCCAAATGCCTGAACTGTGAAACAGGTATCACTTCTACCCCCTGCGGCGAGTGTTCGGTGTGCCGCGAAATCGATGAGGGCCGCTTCGTCGACCTGATCGAGATCGACGCCGCGAGCCGGACCAAGGTCGAAGACACCCGCGAGCTGCTCGACAACGTGCAGTACGCACCGAGCCGCGGGCGCTTCAAGGTCTACCTGATCGACGAAGTGCACATGCTCTCCAGCCATTCCTTTAATGCGCTGTTGAAAACCCTTGAAGAGCCGCCGCCCTACGTCAAGTTCATCCTGGCGACCACCGATCCGCAGAAACTTCCTGCAACGATTCTTTCGCGCTGCCTGCAGTTCTCCCTGAAGAACATGACCCCGGAACGGGTGGTCGAGCATTTGACCCACGTGCTGAGCGTCGAGAACGTGCCGTTCGAAGACGACGCGCTGTGGCTGCTGGGTCGCGCCGCCGACGGTTCGATGCGTGATGCCATGAGCCTGACCGATCAGGCGATCGCTTTCGGTGAAGGCAAGGTATTGGCCGCCGACGTGCGGGCCATGCTGGGTACTCTCGATCATGGCCAGGTCTACGACGTTTTGCATGCGCTGATCGAAGGCGATGCCAAGGCGTTGCTTGAAGCCGTGCGTCACTTGGCCGAACAAGGCCCGGACTGGAACGGCGTGCTCTCGGAAATTCTCAATGTGCTGCACCGTGTGGCCATCGCTCAGGCCCTGCCCGAAGGTGTCGATAACGGCCATGGCGACCGTGATCGGGTGCTGGCATTGGCCCAGGCATTGCCGGCCGAAGACGTGCAGTTCTATTACCAGATGGGCCTGATCGGGCGCCGGGACTTGCCGCTGGCGCCGGACCCGCGCGGCGGTTTCGAAATGGTCCTGCTGCGAATGCTCGCGTTCCGGCCGGCAGACACCGAGGACGCGCCGAGGCAACCGCTAAAGACAGTGGGAATCAGCCAGGCCACAGTTGATTCCGCAAACTCAGTGGCTGCCGCGCGAGTGGTTGCGCCGGTAGTCGCTACGGCCGTTACACCGGCTCCGGTTGCGCCCGTGGTGGCGCCGGCCCCTGTCCCGGTAGCTGCGCCGGAACCGGTCGCGACCGTACCTGTGCCCGTGGTCGCGCCTGAGCCCGAGCCTGTTGTCGAACCCGTAGCGGTCGAAGAAGTCGTCGACCTGCCGTGGAACGACCCGATAGAACCCGAAGTTGTCCAGCAGCCCGCCATCGAGCCGGTCCTGGAAACAGCCGGCGAACAGCCCGAATTGCCACCGATGCCCATGCCGACGCCGGACAGCGTGGTGCCGAACGCGCCGGAATGGGCCGCTGCGCCGATCCCGGAACCGTCCGTGGCCCAAGTCGATGCCGCCACACCAGGCATGGATCAGGACGACGAGCCGCCGCTGGACGAGGACTACATCGAGCCGGACATGGATTCGGCCTATAGCTATCTCGACGAACTGGCCAGCGAGCACACCGCCGAACCTGCGCCGGAACCCGAACCTGAACCGGCCGCGATGCCGGCCACCGGTCTGGCCCTGCAATGGCTGGAGTTGTTTCCGAAGCTGCCGGTGTCCGGCATGACCGGTAGCATCGCCGCCAACTGCACGCTGATCGCCGTTGATGGCGACAACTGGCTGTTACACCTGGACCCGGCCCACAGCGCCTTGTTCAACGCGACGCAACAACGTCGCCTCAACGATGCGCTGAACCAGTTTCACGGGCGCACGCTGACCCTGAGCATGGAGCTGATCAAGCCAGAGCAGGAAACCCCGGCCCAGGCCGCATCCCGCCGTCGTGCCAACCGTCAGCGCGAGGCCGAGGAATCGATCCACGGCGATCCGTTCATCCAGCAAATGATGCAGCAGTTCGGGGCGGTGGTCCGTCACGATACTATTGAACCTGTCGAGGCCCTGGTCAGTCAGGACTAA
- a CDS encoding adenine phosphoribosyltransferase, translating to MVFDSFDIKSLIRPVIDFPKPGVIFRDITPLFQSPTALRLVMDSFAHRYVEADFTHIGAMDARGFLIGSILAYQLNKPLVLFRKQGKLPADVLAEGYQTEYGEAFLEVHADSLCEGDAVVMFDDLIATGGTLIAAGNLIRRMGARVHEAAAIIDLPELGGSQRLEDMGIPTFCLTQFALTDK from the coding sequence ATGGTCTTCGACTCCTTCGACATCAAATCCTTGATCCGCCCCGTGATCGACTTCCCCAAGCCGGGCGTGATCTTTCGCGATATCACCCCGTTGTTCCAATCTCCTACTGCCCTGCGCCTGGTGATGGACAGCTTTGCCCATCGTTACGTCGAAGCCGACTTCACCCACATCGGCGCCATGGATGCCCGTGGCTTCCTGATCGGTTCAATCCTGGCCTATCAGTTGAACAAACCGCTGGTGCTGTTCCGCAAACAGGGCAAATTACCGGCCGACGTGCTGGCCGAGGGTTATCAGACCGAGTACGGCGAAGCCTTTCTCGAAGTCCATGCCGACAGCCTGTGTGAGGGTGATGCGGTGGTGATGTTCGATGACCTGATCGCCACTGGCGGCACGCTGATCGCGGCGGGGAACCTGATTCGGCGCATGGGCGCGCGGGTGCATGAAGCGGCGGCGATTATTGATTTGCCGGAGCTGGGTGGTTCGCAGCGGTTGGAGGATATGGGGATTCCTACTTTCTGCCTGACGCAGTTTGCCCTTACGGATAAATAA
- a CDS encoding YbaB/EbfC family nucleoid-associated protein, whose protein sequence is MMKGGMAGLMKQAQQMQEKMAKMQEELANAEVTGKAGGDMVTVVMTGRHDVKRVTIDPSLVEGLSEDDKEMLEAVFAAAVNDAVRKIEANSQDKMSGVTAGMQLPPGMKLPF, encoded by the coding sequence ATGATGAAAGGTGGCATGGCCGGCCTGATGAAGCAGGCGCAGCAGATGCAGGAAAAAATGGCCAAGATGCAGGAAGAACTGGCCAACGCCGAAGTCACCGGTAAAGCCGGCGGCGATATGGTCACCGTGGTGATGACCGGTCGTCATGACGTCAAGCGCGTGACCATCGACCCAAGCCTGGTCGAAGGCCTGAGCGAAGATGACAAGGAAATGCTGGAGGCGGTATTCGCCGCAGCCGTTAACGACGCCGTGCGCAAGATCGAAGCCAACAGCCAGGACAAAATGTCCGGCGTGACCGCTGGCATGCAATTGCCACCGGGTATGAAACTGCCATTCTGA
- a CDS encoding NADP-dependent oxidoreductase, whose protein sequence is MPQALTLNQRIVLVSRPVGAPTPENFRLERVALPDLADDQILLKTLYLSLDPYMRGRMSDAPSYAAPVEIDEVMTGGAVSRVERSLHPKFHEGDLVVGVTGWQSHSISDGRNIIPIPSGLQSPSMALGVLGMPGMTAYMGLMDIGQPKEGETLVVAAASGAVGSVVGQVAKIKGLRVVGVAGGAEKCRYVVEELGFDACIDHKRPDFAEELALACFKGVDIYFENVGGKVFDAVLPLLNPKARIPLCGLIASYNAHEAPSGPDRLPQLQRTLLTKRVRIQGFIVFDDYGDRQPEFISAMAPWVRDGKVKFREDVVDGLENAPQAFIGLLEGRNFGKLVVRVARTE, encoded by the coding sequence ATGCCACAAGCATTGACCCTCAACCAGCGTATCGTCCTGGTGTCTCGCCCGGTGGGCGCGCCGACACCGGAGAATTTCCGCCTGGAGCGGGTAGCGCTGCCAGACCTGGCCGACGATCAGATACTGCTCAAGACGCTTTATCTGTCGCTGGATCCCTACATGCGCGGTCGTATGAGTGACGCGCCGTCCTACGCTGCACCGGTAGAAATCGACGAGGTGATGACCGGTGGGGCTGTCAGTCGTGTCGAACGTTCGCTGCATCCGAAATTCCATGAGGGTGATCTGGTGGTCGGCGTTACGGGATGGCAAAGCCACAGCATCAGTGACGGGCGCAACATCATTCCGATCCCGTCCGGGCTACAAAGTCCGTCGATGGCCCTGGGTGTACTGGGCATGCCCGGCATGACCGCCTACATGGGGTTGATGGACATCGGGCAGCCCAAGGAAGGCGAAACCCTGGTGGTAGCGGCTGCGTCCGGCGCGGTGGGTTCGGTGGTCGGCCAAGTGGCGAAGATCAAGGGCTTGCGAGTGGTCGGTGTGGCCGGTGGCGCGGAAAAATGCCGCTATGTGGTTGAGGAGCTGGGCTTCGATGCCTGCATCGACCACAAGCGCCCGGACTTCGCCGAGGAGTTGGCGTTGGCCTGCTTCAAAGGCGTCGATATCTACTTTGAAAACGTCGGTGGCAAGGTGTTCGATGCGGTGCTGCCGCTGCTCAACCCCAAGGCGCGGATTCCTCTTTGCGGTCTGATTGCGTCCTACAACGCCCATGAAGCGCCGAGCGGGCCAGATCGTTTGCCACAATTGCAGCGCACGCTGCTGACCAAGCGGGTGCGGATTCAGGGCTTCATTGTGTTCGACGACTACGGCGACCGTCAGCCAGAATTCATCAGTGCCATGGCGCCGTGGGTGCGTGACGGCAAGGTGAAATTCCGTGAGGACGTGGTCGACGGCCTGGAGAACGCGCCTCAGGCCTTCATCGGTCTGCTGGAGGGGCGCAACTTTGGCAAACTGGTAGTGCGGGTTGCGCGGACTGAATAA